Proteins co-encoded in one Arachis stenosperma cultivar V10309 chromosome 7, arast.V10309.gnm1.PFL2, whole genome shotgun sequence genomic window:
- the LOC130939936 gene encoding protein NETWORKED 2A-like: MDFTISDSIVFNENNLIAEDISKLEDAFKQLLSFFSSQDFEDSYKPKTDLLKAVAVFAAAATGAVAINHSWVAANQFLLSLKFNTDMEERVFDTLRTLQDEGDSFATRAEMYYKKRPELVSFVEESFRSYRALAERYDKLSKDLQSANRTIASVFPDQVHYRTEEEDEDDDEEEEEKGSNDALSPKSNNGRSTNNNNNNEALIPKVPNIPKKGCFRSPSMLLSRKGSLPKRTTSPSEKDFKVSGSGLSKEQALGEIDKLQKDILTLQTEKEFVRSLYERAYTQYWEIEDRITAMQKSVSKLQDEYGVGTVIEDNEARTLMAATALKSCQVTLAKLQEIQAQSSEEARVEFERVKEAHEMFESLRDQFISKYMNQDESKIVTPVSPVEEENDMDDAEIQAKVKETKLEEDSSEVITVTEMADKINQLVSKVVTLETTVSSQTGLVQRLRSETDELQTNIKKLEEEKDVLIEGSEVTNQKLKEVEEELRRVKLLNRSVRSQDNTIKAHFIEASYDIKHLSEKLNNMKPDVEEENMVLYKKENNNDLDGKEGNESQIFDENVKTLKEEDGGDVTPERIQNMGGDGGETESHDLQSVDGKGDEPDWRQLYISGLDDREKILLEEYTSVLRDYKDVKIKLNDVEKKNRDSIFELALQLRELKNALANKDQEIIYLHHKLNSPNSAGDNSDVSPFTMATEYKYTPNEALLREAEAEEANLPTVLEKNSPLITSDANPIKSPSSDDSSHLKMNEGRQEGLSSIEKKFRSDMDDILEKSLEFWLRFGTSINQIQKYQNSIQDLKADLCHIQESHTRSSSEGHSSKRTHLQSQLKPIFKHLREIRTELSLWLEHNTVLQVEMQDRNSSLCHLHDEIIRASNNNGEEEKEGELTISPYQAAKFQGEIMNLKQQNNTVASELQAGLSLVSGMKNDVEKTLDELDLVIAPNKKSSSHGSSKNDSGRPRVPLKSLLFGAKLKKHKQKQSLFSCVNPTVHKSDMEDEAGSPIHTQQQ; the protein is encoded by the exons TAttcaatgaaaataatttgattgCTGAAGATATCTCTAAACTAGAAGATGCGTTTAAACAGCTATTGTCATTTTTCAG CTCACAAGATTTTGAGGACAGTTATAAGCCCAAGACTGATTTGCTCAAAGCTGTTGCGGTATTTGCAGCAGCTGCAACTGGGGCAGTGGCAATTAACCATTCTTGGGTGGCCGCAAATCAG TTCCTACtttctctaaa ATTTAACacagatatggaggagagggtaTTTGATACCCTCAGAACCCTGCAAGATGAAGGGGACTCGTTTGCGACGAGGGCAGAAATGTATTACAAgaagcggccggagctggtgagTTTTGTAGAAGAAAGCTTCCGATCATACAGAGCCTTAGCAGAGCGGTATGATAAACTTTCAAAGGACCTTCAAAGCGCAAACCGCACTATTGCAAGTGTGTTCCCAGATCAAGTTCATTATAGGactgaagaagaagacgaagacgatgatgaagaagaagaagagaaaggatCAAATGATGCATTATCACCAAAATCTAACAATGGAAGAAgcactaataataataataacaatgaaGCATTGATACCTAAAGTTCCAAATATCCCAAAGAAGGGTTGTTTCAGAAGTCCATCCATGTTGCTCTCAAGAAAAGGATCACTGCCAAAGAGGACTACAAGCCCTTCCGAAAAAGATTTCAAAGTTTCAGGTTCCGGTCTGTCGAAGGAACAAGCACTCGGTGAAATTGACAAGCTTCAGAAAGATATTTTGACACTTCAGACTGAGAAAGAGTTTGTTAGGAGTTTGTATGAGCGCGCCTACACACAGTATTGGGAAATCGAGGATCGGATCACGGCAATGCAGAAAAGCGTCAGCAAATTGCAAGATGAGTATGGTGTTGGAACCGTCATCGAAGACAACGAAGCTCGGACTTTAATGGCGGCCACTGCTCTAAAGTCTTGTCAAGTTACTTTAGCTAAGTTGCAGGAGATTCAAGCACAATCATCCGAAGAGGCTAGAGTTGAGTTTGAAAGAGTTAAGGAAGCTCATGAGATGTTTGAGTCTCTTAGAGACCAATTCATCTCTAAATATATGAACCAAGATGAATCCAAGATTGTAACACCAGTAAGTCCAGTAGAGGAAGAAAATGACATGGATGATGCTGAGATTCAAGCGAAGGTTAAGGAAACTAAATTGGAGGAAGATTCAAGTGAAGTCATCACTGTGACTGAAATGGCCGATAAGATTAATCAGCTTGTCAGTAAGGTTGTTACATTGGAAACCACCGTTTCGTCTCAAACAGGTTTGGTGCAGAGATTGAGATCAGAAACAGATGAACTTCAGACAAATATAAAGAAATTGGAAGAGGAGAAGGATGTTTTGATAGAAGGTTCGGAAGTTACGAACCAAAAGCTGAAAGAAGTGGAGGAAGAGTTGAGGAGAGTAAAGCTTTTGAACCGAAGCGTCCGAAGCCAAGACAACACAATCAAAGCACACTTCATTGAGGCTAGTTATGACATTAAACACCTTTCTGAAAAACTGAATAACATGAAGCCAGATGTGGAGGAAGAAAATATGGTACTGTACAAGAAGGAGAACAATAATGATCTTGATGGTAAAGAAGGAAATGAATCCCAAATTTTCGATGAGAATGTCAAGacattaaaagaagaagatggcgGAGATGTGACTCCGGAAAGGATTCAGAATATGGGTGGTGATGGTGGTGAAACTGAATCACATGATTTGCAGAGTGTTGATGGTAAGGGAGATGAACCTGACTGGAGGCAATTGTATATAAGTGGATTAGATGATAGAGAAAAGATTCTGCTGGAGGAGTATACTTCTGTTTTAAGGGACTATAAGGATGTAAAGATTAAGCTTAATGATGTGGAGAAGAAAAACCGGGATAGCATTTTTGAATTGGCACTTCAG CTAAGGGAATTGAAGAATGCATTAGCCAACAAGGACCAAGAGATAATCTATTTACATCACAAGCTTAACAGTCCAAATTCAGCTGGTGATAATTCTGATGTAAGTCCATTCACCATGGCAACAGAGTACAAATACACACCGAACGAAGCTCTTCTTCGAGAAGCCGAAGCTGAAGAAGCTAACTTGCCGACGGTCCTTGAAAAGAATTCGCCATTAATTACTTCAGATGCGAATCCAATCAAAAGTCCTTCTTCAGATGATTCGTCACATCTGAAAATGAATGAGGGAAGGCAGGAAGGGCTATCAAGCATAGAGAAGAAATTCCGGTCTGACATGGATGACATTCTAGAGAAGAGTCTTGAATTCTGGCTCCGATTTGGCACTTCTATTAACCAGATTCAAAAGTACCAGAATTCAATCCAGGACTTAAAAGCCGACCTCTGCCACATACAAGAAAGTCATACAAGATCGTCCTCGGAAGGACATTCTTCTAAAAGAACGCATTTACAGTCACAACTTAAGCCGATATTCAAACACCTGCGGGAGATAAGAACGGAGTTATCGCTGTGGCTCGAACACAACACGGTGTTGCAGGTTGAGATGCAGGATAGGAACTCTTCCTTGTGCCACTTGCATGATGAAATAATTAGAGCAAGCAACAATAatggagaagaagagaaggagggaGAGCTAACAATAAGTCCTTATCAGGCTGCTAAGTTTCAAGGTGAGATTATGAACTTGAAACAACAGAACAACACTGTTGCAAGTGAGCTTCAAGCAGGTCTAAGCCTTGTGAGTGGGATGAAGAATGATGTTGAGAAAACACTTGATGAGCTTGACCTTGTTATTGCCCCCAATAAGAAAAGCAGTAGCCATGGAAGCTCCAAAAATGATTCGGGGCGACCTCGGGTACCATTGAAGTCTTTGTTGTTTGGAGCCAAGTTGAAGAAGCATAAGCAAAAGCAATCGCTATTTTCATGTGTAAATCCCACCGTGCATAAGAGTGACATGGAAGATGAGGCTGGATCTCCAATACATACACAGCAACAATGA